A single genomic interval of Lynx canadensis isolate LIC74 chromosome A2, mLynCan4.pri.v2, whole genome shotgun sequence harbors:
- the TLR9 gene encoding toll-like receptor 9 — protein sequence MGPCRGALHPLSLLVQAAALAVALAQGTLPAFLPCELQRHGLVNCDWLFLKSVPHFSAAAPRGNVTSLSLYSNRIHHLHDSDFVHLSSLRRLNLKWNCPPASLSPMHFPCHMTIEPHTFLAVPTLEELNLSYNSITTVPALPSSLVSLSLSRTNILVLDPANLAGLHSLRFLFLDGNCYYKNPCPQALQVAPGALLGLGNLTHLSLKYNNLTAVPRGLPPSLEYLLLSYNHIITLAPEDLANLTALRVLDVGGNCRRCDHARNPCMECPKGFPHLHPDTFSHLSHLEGLVLKDSSLYNLNPRWFHALGNLMVLDLSENFLYDCITKTTAFQGLTQLRRLNLSFNYHKKVSFAHLHLAPSFGSLLSLQQLDMHGIFFRSLSKTTLRSLVHLPMLQSLHLQMNFINQAQLSIFGAFPGLRYVDLSDNRISGAMELAAATGEVDGGERVRLPSGDLALGPPGTPSSEGFMPGCKTLNFTLDLSRNNLVTIQPEMFARLSRLQCLLLSRNSISQAVNGSQFMPLTSLQVLDLSHNKLDLYHGRSFTELPRLEALDLSYNSQPFSMQGVGHNLSFVAQLPALRYLSLAHNDIHSRVSQQLCSASLRALDFSGNALSRMWAEGDLYLRFFRGLRSLVRLDLSQNRLHTLLPRTLDNLPKSLRLLRLRDNYLAFFNWSSLVLLPRLEALDLAGNQLKALSNGSLPNGTQLQRLDLSSNSISFVASSFFALATRLRELNLSANALKTVEPSWFGSLAGTLKVLDVTGNPLHCACGAAFVDFLLEVQAAVPGLPGHVKCGSPGQLQGRSIFAQDLRLCLDEALSWDCFGLSLLTVALGLAVPMLHHLCGWDLWYCFHLCLAWLPRRGRRQGADALPYDAFVVFDKAQSAVADWVYNELRVRLEERRGRRALRLCLEERDWLPGKTLFENLWASVYSSRKMLFVLAHTDRVSGLLRASFLLAQQRLLEDRKDVVVLVILRPDAHRSRYVRLRQRLCRQSVLLWPHQPSGQRSFWAQLGTALTRDNQHFYNQNFCRGPTTAE from the exons ATG GGCCCCTGCCGTGGCGCCCTGCACCCCCTGTCTCTCCTGGTGCAGGCTGCCGCGCTGGCCGTGGCCCTGGCCCAGGGcaccctgcctgccttcctgccctgtGAGCTCCAGCGCCACGGCCTGGTGAATTGCGACTGGCTGTTCCTCAAGTCCGTGCCCCACTTTTCGGCAGCAGCGCCCCGTGGTAACGTCACCAGCCTTTCCCTGTACTCCAACCGCATCCACCACCTCCACGACTCCGACTTTGTCCACCTGTCCAGCCTGCGGCGTCTCAACCTCAAATGGAACTGCCCACCTGCCAGCCTCAGCCCCATGCACTTCCCCTGTCACATGACCATTGAGCCCCACACCTTCCTGGCCGTGCCCACCCTGGAAGAGCTGAACCTGAGCTACAACAGCATCACGACAGTACCCGCCCTGCCCAGTTCCCTCGTGTCCCTGTCCTTGAGCCGTACCAACATCCTGGTGCTGGACCCTGCCAACCTCGCAGGGCTGCACTCCCTGCGCTTCCTGTTCCTGGATGGCAACTGCTACTACAAGAACCCCTGCCCGCAAGCCCTGCAGGTGGCCCCGGGTGCCCTCCTTGGCCTGGGCAACCTTACACACCTGTCACTCAAGTACAACAACCTCACTGCGGTGCCCCGCGGCCTGCCCCCCAGCCTGGAGTACCTGCTATTGTCCTACAACCACATCATCACCCTGGCACCTGAGGACCTGGCCAACCTGACCGCCCTGCGTGTGCTCGATGTGGGTGGGAACTGCCGTCGCTGTGACCACGCCCGCAACCCCTGTATGGAGTGCCCCAAGGGCTTCCCGCACCTGCACCCTGACACCttcagccacctgagccacctcgAAGGCCTGGTGTTGAAGGACAGCTCTCTCTACAACCTGAACCCCAGATGGTTCCATGCCCTGGGCAACCTCATGGTGCTGGACCTGAGTGAGAACTTCCTATACGACTGCATCACCAAAACCACAGCCTTCCAGGGCCTGACCCAGCTGCGCAGACTCAACTTGTCTTTCAATTACCACAAGAAGGTGTCCTTTGCCCACCTGCATCTGGCGCCCTCCTTCGGGAGCCTGCTCTCCCTGCAGCAGCTGGACATGCATGGCATCTTCTTCCGCTCGCTCAGCAAGACCACGCTCCGGTCACTGGTCCACCTGCCCATGCTCCAGAGTCTGCACCTGCAGATGAACTTCATCAATCAGGCCCAGCTCAGCATCTTCGGGGCCTTCCCTGGCCTGCGATACGTGGACCTGTCAGACAACCGCATAAGTGGAGCCATGGAGCTGGCGGCTGCCACGGGGGAGGTGGATGGTGGGGAGAGAGTCCGGCTGCCATCTGGGGACCTAGCTCTGGGCCCACCGGGCACCCCTAGCTCCGAGGGCTTCATGCCAGGCTGCAAGACCCTCAACTTCACCTTGGACCTGTCACGGAACAACCTAGTGACAATCCAGCCAGAGATGTTTGCCCGGCTCTCGCGCCTCCAGTGCCTGCTCCTGAGCCGCAACAGCATCTCGCAGGCAGTCAACGGCTCACAATTTATGCCGCTGACCAGCCTGCAGGTGCTGGACCTGTCCCATAACAAGCTGGACCTGTACCATGGGCGTTCTTTCACGGAGCTGCCGCGGCTGGAGGCCCTGGACCTCAGCTACAACAGCCAGCCCTTCAGCATGCAGGGCGTGGGTCACAACCTCAGCTTTGTGGCACAGCTGCCGGCCCTGCGCTATCTCAGCCTGGCGCACAACGACATCCACAGCCGTGTGTCCCAGCAGCTCTGCAGCGCCTCGCTGCGGGCCTTGGACTTCAGTGGCAATGCCTTGAGCCGGATGTGGGCCGAGGGAGACCTGTATCTCCGCTTCTTCCGAGGCCTGAGGAGCCTGGTCCGGTTGGATCTGTCCCAGAATCGCCTGCATACCCTCTTGCCACGCACCCTGGACAACCTCCCCAAGAGCCTGCGGCTGCTGCGTCTCCGTGACAATTATCTGGCTTTCTTCAACTGGAGCAGCCTGGTCCTCCTCCCCAGGCTGGAAGCCCTGGACCTGGCGGGAAACCAGCTGAAGGCCCTGAGCAACGGCAGCTTGCCTAACGGGACCCAGCTCCAGAGGCTGGACCTCAGCAGCAACAGCATCAGCTTCGTGGCCTCCAGCTTTTTTGCTCTGGCCACAAGGCTGCGAGAGCTCAACCTCAGTGCCAACGCCCTCAAGACGGTGGAGCCCTCCTGGTTTGGTTCTCTAGCGGGCACCCTGAAAGTCCTAGATGTGACTGGCAACCCCCTGCACTGCGCCTGTGGGGCGGCCTTCGTGGACTTCTTGCTGGAGGTGCAGGCTGCAGTGCCCGGCCTGCCAGGCCACGTCAAGTGTGGCAGTCCAGGTCAGCTCCAGGGCCGCAGCATCTTTGCGCAGGATCTGCGCCTCTGCCTGGATGAGGCCCTCTCCTGGGACTGTTTTGGCCTCTCACTGCTGACCGTGGCCCTGGGCCTGGCCGTGCCCATGCTGCACCACCTCTGTGGCTGGGACCTCTGGTACTGCTTCCACCTGTGCCTGGCCTGGCTGCCCCGGCGGGGGCGGCGGCAGGGCGCGGATGCCCTGCCCTACGATGCCTTTGTGGTCTTCGACAAGGCACAGAGCGCGGTGGCCGACTGGGTGTACAACGAGCTGCGGGTACGGCTAGAGGAGCGCCGTGGACGCCGAGCGCTCCGCCTGTGCCTGGAGGAACGTGACTGGCTACCCGGTAAAACGCTCTTTGAGAAcctgtgggcctcagtttacaGCAGCCGCAAGATGCTGTTTGTGCTGGCCCACACAGACAGGGTCAGCGGCCTCTTGCGCGCCAGCTTTCTGCTGGCCCAGCAGCGCCTGCTGGAGGACCGCAAGGACGTTGTGGTGCTGGTGATCCTGCGCCCCGACGCCCACCGCTCCCGCTATGTGCGGCTGCGCCAGCGCCTCTGCCGCCAGAGCGTCCTCCTCTGGCCCCACCAGCCCAGTGGCCAGCGCAGCTTCTGGGCCCAGCTGGGCACGGCCCTGACCAGGGACAACCAGCACTTCTATAACCAGAACTTCTGCCGGGGCCCCACGACGGCAGAGTGA